A genomic segment from SAR324 cluster bacterium encodes:
- a CDS encoding molybdopterin-dependent oxidoreductase, which yields MSQQNHDNLQSHFRTCPLCEAICGIEIQTRGSEIVSIRGDAEDSLSRGHICPKAVALQDLQNDPDRLRQPLKRTESGWKEISWEEAFDEVATRLKDIQNSFGKSAVGVYLGNPNVHNLGAMIFGPMFAKSLRTRNNFSATSVDQLPHQLVSLLMYGHQLLIPIPDVERTRFLVILGGNPLASNGSLMSVPDIGKRLREIQDQGGEVVVLDPRRTETARVASRYIPIQPGSDVLLLAAMIHTLFQENLVHSGRLEIMMEGVEAIQAIVEPFAPEKVSEFTGISADTIRQLVRDFRKAESAVLYGRMGVSTQKFGALTQWLIQVFNILTGNLDREGGAMFTKPAVDIVDITARMGQKGHYAIRRSRVRKLPEFGGEFPVATLADEILTPGEGQIRALVTLAGNPVLSTPNGKRLDTALEQLDFMVSIDFYLNETTRHANIILPPTSPLEPVIDQDAQALLERWQKLVMLGEAPQGAFDARLEQLGLTHET from the coding sequence ATGTCTCAACAAAACCATGACAATCTTCAGTCACATTTCCGAACCTGCCCATTATGCGAGGCAATTTGCGGAATTGAAATCCAGACGCGTGGCTCTGAAATTGTGTCCATCCGTGGTGATGCGGAGGATTCGCTGAGTCGGGGGCATATCTGCCCGAAAGCTGTGGCTCTGCAAGATCTGCAAAATGATCCCGACCGCTTGCGTCAACCCTTGAAACGCACCGAGTCAGGCTGGAAGGAAATCAGTTGGGAGGAAGCGTTTGATGAAGTCGCCACCCGGTTGAAAGACATCCAGAATTCCTTTGGAAAATCAGCGGTGGGCGTCTATCTTGGGAACCCCAACGTCCACAATCTGGGTGCTATGATTTTTGGCCCGATGTTTGCCAAAAGCCTGAGAACCCGTAATAACTTTTCTGCCACATCAGTTGACCAATTGCCACATCAGCTTGTTTCGTTGCTCATGTATGGACATCAACTCCTGATTCCTATCCCGGATGTGGAACGCACCCGATTCCTGGTGATTCTGGGAGGGAACCCCTTGGCGTCCAATGGAAGCCTGATGTCCGTTCCTGATATTGGTAAACGTTTGCGTGAAATTCAGGATCAGGGCGGGGAAGTGGTTGTCCTTGATCCGCGACGTACAGAAACAGCCAGGGTTGCCTCCCGTTACATTCCAATTCAGCCCGGTTCAGATGTTTTGTTGCTGGCCGCCATGATTCATACCCTGTTCCAGGAAAATCTGGTTCATTCAGGCCGGTTGGAAATTATGATGGAAGGGGTCGAAGCCATTCAAGCGATTGTGGAACCGTTTGCACCGGAAAAAGTGAGTGAATTTACAGGAATCTCCGCGGATACAATCCGGCAACTGGTTCGAGATTTCCGCAAAGCGGAATCCGCGGTGCTGTATGGCCGAATGGGTGTTTCCACCCAGAAATTCGGGGCTTTGACCCAATGGCTGATTCAGGTCTTCAATATTTTGACAGGCAATCTGGATCGGGAAGGTGGAGCCATGTTCACCAAACCTGCCGTGGATATCGTGGACATCACCGCGAGAATGGGACAAAAAGGGCATTATGCTATTCGTCGGAGCCGTGTTCGAAAGCTTCCTGAATTTGGCGGTGAATTCCCGGTGGCCACACTGGCTGATGAAATTTTGACCCCTGGTGAGGGCCAGATCCGAGCGCTGGTGACCCTTGCGGGAAATCCTGTTTTGTCCACGCCGAATGGAAAACGTCTGGACACCGCACTGGAACAATTGGATTTCATGGTTTCCATTGATTTTTATCTCAATGAAACAACCCGCCATGCCAACATCATTCTGCCTCCGACCTCGCCACTGGAACCTGTGATTGATCAGGATGCCCAGGCGCTGCTGGAACGCTGGCAAAAACTGGTCATGCTCGGTGAAGCGCCTCAGGGTGCGTTTGACGCTCGGCTTGAACAGCTTGGCTTGACTCATGAAACC
- the recR gene encoding recombination protein RecR, producing the protein MELPESLDRLVRELSRLPGIGRKTAQRLAFGILRYSKEEAHRLAQAVLDVSEKIQFCHICGSFTDQNPCLICRKRPHEIICIVEQPNNIFSIEKSGVFRGVYHVLMGAISPLDGVGPDQLRIRQLHDRIETGNVQELIIATNPTVQGEATSLFLQEQFERIVPKITRLARGLPSGGDLEYVDDTTMLQAFSGRQTF; encoded by the coding sequence ATGGAACTGCCTGAATCACTGGACCGTTTGGTCAGAGAATTGTCCCGGTTACCCGGCATTGGTCGCAAAACCGCACAAAGGCTGGCTTTCGGTATTTTGCGCTATTCTAAAGAGGAAGCTCACCGTTTGGCACAAGCTGTGCTGGATGTGAGTGAAAAAATTCAATTTTGTCATATTTGCGGTTCCTTCACCGATCAGAATCCCTGTTTGATTTGCCGGAAACGACCGCATGAAATTATTTGTATTGTAGAACAGCCCAATAATATTTTTTCAATTGAAAAAAGTGGGGTGTTCCGTGGTGTTTATCATGTTCTGATGGGGGCCATCTCACCGCTGGACGGTGTGGGGCCCGATCAACTCCGAATTCGTCAACTCCATGACCGAATTGAAACAGGCAACGTTCAGGAGTTGATCATCGCGACCAATCCAACGGTTCAGGGTGAGGCAACGTCTCTGTTTCTTCAGGAACAGTTTGAGCGAATTGTTCCGAAAATCACCAGACTGGCAAGAGGTTTGCCCTCGGGGGGGGATCTGGAATATGTGGATGATACCACCATGTTACAGGCATTTTCCGGACGACAAACTTTTTAG
- a CDS encoding STAS domain-containing protein, with translation MEISHRIENDVCVIEIDGNIALDGVKATKNYIRPFLSNEALHAILINFEKVDIIDSTGIGFVVSVFQFLRERNAFLILYNVNKKNQETFSMTRLDKFLNIAGTEGEAYKKLNQLKESSASSPA, from the coding sequence ATGGAAATCAGCCATCGAATTGAAAATGATGTGTGTGTGATCGAAATTGATGGAAATATCGCGTTGGATGGTGTCAAGGCTACAAAAAATTATATACGACCTTTTTTAAGCAATGAAGCCTTACACGCAATTTTAATCAACTTTGAAAAAGTAGATATTATTGACTCAACAGGAATCGGGTTTGTTGTTTCCGTGTTTCAGTTTCTAAGAGAACGCAATGCCTTCCTGATTCTATATAATGTGAATAAAAAAAATCAGGAAACCTTCAGCATGACACGACTGGATAAATTTTTGAATATCGCTGGAACTGAAGGGGAGGCCTATAAAAAACTGAATCAACTTAAAGAAAGTTCCGCCTCTTCACCGGCTTAA
- a CDS encoding late competence development ComFB family protein, which translates to MEREFIINGVSVGHIYNHNEERVAALIPEVLSEFKFRKLTDLDIEDIYALTLNSMPSRYMQFGSALTIKEEEVGDETVREQIRKAIERVIDNPR; encoded by the coding sequence ATGGAACGGGAATTTATTATCAACGGAGTGAGTGTTGGACATATTTATAATCACAATGAGGAACGCGTGGCCGCATTGATCCCCGAAGTCCTCAGCGAATTTAAATTCAGAAAACTCACTGATCTGGATATTGAAGATATTTATGCGTTAACCCTGAACAGCATGCCTTCACGTTATATGCAGTTTGGCAGCGCCTTGACGATCAAGGAAGAGGAAGTCGGGGATGAAACAGTGCGGGAACAAATCCGTAAAGCCATTGAAAGGGTCATAGATAATCCACGGTAA
- a CDS encoding sulfite exporter TauE/SafE family protein, which translates to MITWEYALLLLAVGVIAGFVNTLAGGGSMLTLPVLMLSGMPADLANATNRVSIWGQSAFGAMRFHQHQQLDVSAIIPVLIPTASGSLIGALLASFLPLTFLKPALLIVMIFMALIMVIMPSVLEPGLDEIPFTLKQKPAGNVALFLSGIYGGFVQAGVGYILLFSLTGILRYHLVKANALKMTATLIFSTIALVVFIWRDQVLWIPGLILCVGAIVGVQASVWFALKAHQKTLKWILLVMIFMTCLGAFFKK; encoded by the coding sequence ATGATAACATGGGAATACGCATTGTTGTTGCTGGCGGTTGGAGTCATTGCCGGATTTGTGAACACTCTGGCAGGTGGTGGGTCCATGCTGACCTTGCCCGTACTCATGCTGTCAGGGATGCCGGCTGACCTTGCCAATGCGACCAACAGAGTGTCCATCTGGGGCCAATCCGCTTTTGGGGCTATGCGGTTCCATCAGCACCAGCAACTGGACGTTTCCGCGATCATTCCTGTCTTGATTCCTACGGCAAGCGGTTCCCTGATTGGTGCCTTGCTGGCTTCGTTTCTCCCACTGACATTCCTGAAGCCTGCATTGTTGATTGTTATGATTTTCATGGCGTTGATCATGGTGATCATGCCGTCTGTTCTGGAACCCGGATTGGATGAAATTCCCTTCACATTGAAGCAGAAACCTGCCGGAAACGTCGCGTTGTTCCTTTCCGGAATTTATGGAGGGTTTGTTCAGGCGGGAGTGGGATATATTCTACTTTTTTCACTCACGGGAATCCTGCGTTATCATCTGGTGAAAGCCAACGCGTTGAAAATGACAGCAACCCTCATTTTCAGCACAATTGCCTTGGTTGTGTTTATCTGGAGAGATCAGGTTTTATGGATTCCGGGACTCATTCTTTGTGTGGGAGCCATCGTTGGCGTGCAGGCCAGTGTTTGGTTTGCGCTGAAAGCTCACCAGAAAACGCTTAAATGGATTTTGCTTGTAATGATTTTTATGACCTGTCTCGGGGCCTTCTTCAAAAAATAA
- a CDS encoding OadG family protein, which translates to MIMDGLQLLVMGMVTVYLFLIIMILGINLVSNLTREHSEKERLAMLKQEQELRDKKRKKLAPTSAVQTAGSVPVAVFAAAIDAFEADRNR; encoded by the coding sequence ATGATAATGGATGGATTGCAGTTATTGGTCATGGGAATGGTCACCGTTTATCTTTTTCTGATCATCATGATTCTTGGCATCAACCTTGTTTCTAATCTTACGCGGGAACATTCTGAAAAAGAACGTCTCGCCATGCTCAAACAGGAACAGGAGTTGCGTGATAAAAAAAGGAAAAAATTGGCTCCTACATCAGCCGTTCAAACCGCAGGGTCCGTACCTGTCGCAGTGTTTGCCGCAGCGATTGACGCCTTCGAAGCAGATCGTAATCGCTAA
- a CDS encoding biotin attachment protein — MDTSFRDGFQSCFGARVLTKDFMPALKASVEAGIEHFEAGGGARFQSLFLYCNESAFDMMDRFRQETGPNANLQTLARGISVVALSQQPRDMIDLHAKMFKKHGMTTIRNFDALNDARNLQYSGERIKHHGLKHQIVISVMDLPPGSEGAHTPEFYMKTLKDILALKIPFDSICFKDASGIANPAKVYETFKSARKMLPPETILWCHTHDTASLGISQYKAAIEGGADGIDLSKSPCSGGTCQPDMLSMIHALKGTDFTLDLDYEKVLKAADAFEQAMSDYFVPPEAKMITPMVTLAPMPGGALTANTMMMRDTGTLHLYPQVIKEMSEVVRLGGFATSVTPVSQFYFQQAYTNVTQGRWKTITKGYGDMVLGYFGRTPVKPDAEVVRLAAEQLGKKPFDGDPLDILEAGIPKAEKVLKDNNLPVNDENLFIIASCETKGLEFLQGKAKVNVRKISEEKKKEAAVEVKSAPKAAQPASGPRNYSILVNGQNYQVTVSDAGGIQAAPSAAPAAPAAPKVAGLDVNAPAPGNILKIEVTVGDTVAAEQVLLVMEAMKMENPVKTPKAGKVLEIHVSPGDTVQTGNPLVTIG, encoded by the coding sequence ATGGATACTTCATTTCGTGATGGTTTTCAGTCCTGTTTTGGTGCCCGAGTGCTGACTAAAGATTTCATGCCGGCGCTCAAAGCCAGTGTGGAAGCGGGAATTGAGCATTTTGAAGCTGGCGGTGGTGCCCGTTTTCAAAGTCTGTTTTTGTATTGTAATGAATCCGCGTTTGACATGATGGACCGCTTTCGCCAGGAAACAGGCCCCAATGCCAATCTTCAGACCTTGGCTCGTGGTATCAGCGTCGTGGCGCTCAGCCAACAACCCAGAGACATGATTGATCTTCATGCCAAAATGTTCAAGAAACACGGCATGACCACCATCAGAAATTTTGACGCGTTGAATGACGCAAGAAACCTGCAATATTCAGGTGAACGGATCAAGCATCATGGCTTGAAACACCAGATTGTAATTTCAGTCATGGATCTTCCTCCGGGTTCAGAAGGCGCTCATACTCCGGAATTTTATATGAAAACCCTGAAAGATATTCTGGCACTGAAAATCCCGTTTGATTCCATCTGTTTCAAGGATGCGTCAGGCATCGCCAATCCAGCCAAAGTGTATGAAACGTTCAAAAGCGCACGCAAGATGCTTCCTCCGGAAACCATTCTGTGGTGTCACACACATGACACCGCCAGCCTCGGCATCTCACAATACAAAGCTGCGATCGAAGGTGGCGCGGATGGAATTGATCTTTCCAAAAGTCCTTGCAGCGGCGGAACCTGCCAGCCTGATATGCTGTCGATGATCCATGCGTTGAAAGGAACCGATTTCACACTGGATCTGGATTATGAAAAAGTTCTCAAGGCTGCTGATGCTTTTGAACAAGCCATGAGTGATTACTTTGTTCCACCAGAAGCCAAAATGATCACGCCTATGGTTACTCTGGCCCCCATGCCCGGTGGTGCGTTGACCGCTAACACCATGATGATGCGTGATACAGGCACACTGCATCTGTATCCTCAAGTGATCAAGGAAATGTCGGAAGTCGTCCGGTTGGGAGGTTTTGCGACATCTGTAACGCCTGTTTCCCAGTTCTATTTTCAACAGGCCTATACCAATGTGACACAAGGTCGCTGGAAAACCATCACCAAAGGTTACGGCGATATGGTGCTTGGATATTTCGGAAGAACTCCTGTGAAACCGGATGCGGAAGTTGTTCGTCTGGCGGCCGAACAACTGGGTAAAAAACCATTTGATGGCGATCCACTGGATATTCTGGAAGCTGGAATTCCCAAAGCGGAAAAAGTTCTTAAAGACAACAATCTTCCTGTCAATGATGAAAATCTGTTCATTATTGCCAGTTGCGAAACCAAAGGACTTGAATTCCTGCAAGGCAAGGCCAAAGTCAATGTTCGTAAAATTTCAGAAGAGAAAAAGAAAGAAGCTGCCGTTGAAGTCAAATCAGCACCCAAAGCAGCCCAACCCGCCTCTGGCCCACGAAACTATTCTATTCTGGTCAATGGACAGAATTATCAGGTCACAGTGTCTGATGCCGGTGGAATTCAGGCCGCCCCATCAGCCGCGCCTGCCGCGCCTGCCGCACCCAAAGTTGCTGGTCTGGATGTCAATGCGCCTGCGCCTGGAAACATTCTGAAAATTGAAGTCACTGTGGGTGATACTGTCGCTGCGGAACAGGTTCTGTTGGTCATGGAAGCCATGAAAATGGAAAATCCTGTCAAAACTCCCAAAGCTGGAAAAGTGCTGGAAATTCATGTCAGTCCCGGTGATACCGTGCAGACTGGAAATCCGTTGGTGACCATTGGTTAA
- a CDS encoding sodium ion-translocating decarboxylase subunit beta → MKYGWLGVLCLMLFSATVWAEEQVNITSPLSGKVLRVEINAGKFIYSGDKLAVIKGADGNKTVLRSGVSGQVTSVTIQQYDEVTMGQSLGVVATNVIIAEKSESKESAALPSFGKLMKNLFDSTGLAALINGQIHDWTDGLGRILMIGVGLLLIYLAINKDFEPLLLIPIGFGAVLSNIPLAGIAETGGLLAYAFDVGISTGVFPLLIFLGVGALTDFGPMIANPKTALLGAAAQVGIFGTLIGALALSEYIPGIHFTIRDAASIGIIGGADGPTSIFLASQLSPRLLGAIAVAAYSYMALVPIIQPPIMKALTTEKERGIKMEQLRYVSKREKILFPLLVLGLCILLLPSAAPLIGMLMFGNLLRECGVVERLSQTAQNALINIVTIFLGLGVGSKLSADKFLNLETLGILVLGFLAFCMGTAGGVLMAKIMNNVSKDPINPLIGAAGVSAVPMAARVVNKVGLESNSQNFLLMHAMGPNVSGVLGSAVAAGVLLAVLG, encoded by the coding sequence ATGAAATACGGTTGGTTAGGGGTTTTATGTTTGATGTTGTTCTCTGCGACAGTGTGGGCAGAAGAACAGGTAAATATTACGTCTCCCCTTAGCGGAAAAGTTCTGAGGGTAGAAATCAATGCGGGAAAATTTATTTACAGTGGTGACAAACTGGCTGTGATCAAGGGGGCTGATGGCAATAAGACCGTTTTGCGTTCTGGCGTTTCGGGCCAGGTGACCAGCGTTACCATTCAGCAATATGATGAAGTCACCATGGGACAATCGCTGGGGGTCGTTGCCACCAATGTGATCATTGCGGAAAAATCGGAAAGCAAGGAATCGGCAGCTTTGCCAAGTTTTGGCAAACTGATGAAAAATCTGTTTGATTCCACTGGACTTGCCGCCTTGATCAATGGACAAATCCATGACTGGACCGATGGTCTGGGACGGATTTTGATGATCGGTGTGGGGTTATTGTTGATCTATCTGGCCATCAACAAGGATTTTGAACCCCTATTATTGATTCCAATCGGATTTGGTGCGGTGCTGTCCAATATTCCACTGGCTGGAATTGCTGAAACAGGTGGGCTCCTGGCATATGCTTTTGATGTCGGGATTTCAACGGGTGTTTTTCCCTTGTTGATCTTTTTGGGAGTCGGTGCCCTGACTGACTTTGGTCCGATGATCGCTAATCCCAAAACAGCGCTGTTGGGTGCGGCCGCTCAGGTAGGAATCTTTGGAACACTCATCGGTGCTTTGGCACTGAGCGAATATATTCCAGGTATCCACTTTACCATCCGTGATGCCGCCTCTATCGGAATCATTGGTGGTGCTGATGGTCCAACCTCTATTTTTCTGGCCAGTCAACTCTCTCCCCGGTTGCTGGGCGCGATCGCGGTTGCGGCGTATTCGTACATGGCTCTGGTTCCCATCATTCAACCACCGATCATGAAAGCCCTGACCACCGAAAAAGAACGTGGAATCAAAATGGAGCAACTCCGTTATGTGTCCAAGCGGGAAAAGATTCTGTTTCCGTTGCTGGTGCTTGGCTTGTGTATTCTGCTGTTGCCCTCGGCGGCACCATTGATTGGTATGTTGATGTTTGGCAATCTTCTCCGTGAATGTGGGGTGGTTGAACGACTTTCGCAAACAGCCCAGAATGCCTTGATCAACATTGTGACCATATTCCTGGGATTGGGTGTTGGCAGCAAATTATCAGCCGACAAATTCCTTAATCTGGAAACACTCGGTATCCTCGTGCTGGGATTCCTGGCTTTTTGTATGGGAACAGCCGGAGGGGTACTGATGGCCAAAATCATGAATAATGTATCCAAAGATCCCATCAATCCACTGATTGGCGCGGCTGGAGTTTCAGCGGTTCCAATGGCGGCACGGGTGGTCAACAAGGTCGGTCTGGAAAGCAATTCCCAAAACTTCCTGCTGATGCACGCCATGGGACCCAACGTTTCCGGGGTACTGGGATCAGCGGTCGCTGCCGGTGTGTTGCTTGCCGTTTTGGGTTAA
- a CDS encoding wax ester/triacylglycerol synthase family O-acyltransferase codes for MKRLNIIDTVFLQIETREQLMHVASVLILKKPESYDGDYFKDLVTGMRQVKQFIEPFNQKLKYPPFKLGLPHWVVDDNIDLDFHIRHSAIPGPGSYEQLYTLISRLHSSLLDRSRPLWEFHIIEGLEGDRFAIYFKVHHACIDGLGRMKAIQRILSTSPENRKIRAPWQAVPDEKKDNNESVEQAFLERIKAQISTVPELINLLLRSTGYLTEPHKMKAPLPFNAPVSSINVVTSAQRRFASQDLSLAEIKQIGKKMGATVNDVVMVICSGALRHYLLKHHDLPEKSLIAFVPVSIQTQSKGHVSNQLSNILCKLGTDVADPLERLRIIVESSREGKEKISGLSKEAAQNLMLILQSPMFTIQLLQMQNQTVPAFNLVISNYPGPKEQLYLNGATMEAIYPVSFLFGGQGLNITVTSYHGKLCFGLLACRDGIPKIQELAKYLSESFEELKRAVDGKTGM; via the coding sequence ATGAAACGTTTGAATATCATTGATACTGTTTTTTTGCAGATTGAAACACGCGAACAATTGATGCATGTGGCCAGCGTACTGATTTTAAAGAAACCGGAATCTTATGACGGTGATTATTTTAAAGATCTGGTCACAGGAATGAGGCAGGTGAAACAATTCATTGAGCCTTTCAATCAAAAACTGAAATACCCGCCATTCAAACTCGGCTTGCCTCATTGGGTGGTGGATGACAACATTGATCTGGATTTCCATATCCGTCATTCCGCCATTCCCGGCCCAGGTAGCTATGAACAACTTTATACGCTGATTTCAAGACTGCACAGCTCCCTGCTCGACAGAAGTCGGCCCTTGTGGGAATTTCACATCATTGAAGGACTGGAAGGTGACAGATTCGCCATTTATTTCAAAGTCCACCACGCCTGTATTGATGGCCTCGGCAGGATGAAGGCCATTCAACGAATACTGAGTACATCCCCTGAAAACCGGAAAATCCGTGCGCCATGGCAGGCCGTACCTGATGAGAAAAAAGACAACAATGAGTCTGTAGAACAAGCGTTTCTGGAGAGGATAAAAGCCCAGATCAGCACTGTTCCTGAATTGATCAATCTGCTGTTGCGTTCCACAGGATACCTGACTGAACCACATAAAATGAAAGCACCGCTTCCGTTCAATGCTCCGGTGTCTTCCATCAACGTGGTCACCTCCGCACAGCGACGGTTTGCGAGCCAGGATCTGTCACTGGCTGAAATCAAACAAATTGGTAAAAAAATGGGCGCAACCGTCAATGATGTGGTCATGGTCATCTGCTCAGGAGCCTTGCGTCATTATTTGCTGAAACATCATGATCTGCCTGAAAAATCACTGATCGCCTTTGTGCCTGTGTCGATTCAAACCCAAAGCAAAGGGCATGTGAGCAACCAGTTGAGCAATATTCTCTGTAAACTGGGAACTGATGTTGCGGACCCGCTGGAACGTTTGCGAATTATCGTGGAGTCTTCCAGGGAAGGAAAAGAAAAAATCAGTGGTCTGTCCAAAGAAGCGGCTCAAAATCTCATGCTGATTCTGCAAAGCCCGATGTTCACCATTCAGTTGCTTCAAATGCAAAACCAGACGGTACCAGCCTTCAATCTGGTCATTTCCAATTATCCGGGTCCTAAAGAACAACTTTATCTGAATGGTGCGACGATGGAAGCCATTTATCCGGTCTCGTTCTTATTCGGTGGGCAGGGATTGAATATCACAGTGACGAGCTATCATGGAAAATTATGTTTTGGACTGTTAGCGTGCAGGGATGGCATTCCCAAAATTCAGGAACTTGCTAAGTATCTGTCAGAATCCTTTGAGGAACTGAAACGTGCTGTGGATGGAAAAACAGGAATGTAG